aaaatatagtaaaagaaaaaagatgaatCTAAGGAATCGAGATTTGACTTTTTTGACCTTACACAAAAACAAATCATACACAGTTTCCTCTTAAATACCATCTCACACAATGAAATTTGTGTTTACTCAATTTTATTTTCCACACAAATTAGTTAAGCTCCTAAGTTGAGACGGGAGGCGCATCACAGCTCTCAAGAACCCGAGTCTTGCTCCCTGACTTATCCTCAGACTCCTCTTTCTTCCCACTCCCAAACAAACCTCCATACCAAGACCCCGAACCTGCCTCCGGAGCAGAAGAAGTCTCATAAACCTGAGCAGGTGGTAAGGAGGCCGCATCACTCATGGAAGCCTGCTCGTGCTGCTGCGCAGCATTCGCGAGTTTGTCCAAAGCGATCTGTACTCCTTGTAAGAGAGTTAACACCGCACCTCCCACCAAAACCGCCCTAGCAGACGCGCGGAAACCTTGACGCAGCGATAAAAGGCCTCCGGTGGCGGCGCCGGCAAAGATGGAGTTCCATGGATCTTCCTTCTGTCTAGCGTACACCATGGCGCAGTCCATGGTCGAGAACAGACCACCCCATACGGCGAAGCTTCCTCCGAGTTTAGGAGCGTTCATACGTACATACTGTGCGCCGCCGGAGAGACGAGCGCCTGAGGGAGAGTTGTTGATTCCTCTGATGAAGTGAAAGACAGATCCTCCGGCAATACCCATGCCGAACGCATCGCCAATATCATCTAAGATCCGGTCGGGACATGGTTCTCTTGTATTCTCTGGAGTTCCCATTTGGTTtttgcttcttttcttttcttgacgTTTACAACTGTATGAAGAAAAAATGCGGCTaacccaacaaaaaaaacattcgttgctttaatatttgaaaagcaaaaaagagaaattttttttttttgaaaagctcGTTTCCTGAATAATTCGTTTGTTTAATTCATACTGTTTATGAATAAAAGAATGTCAGCCCTTGTTGTTGTTAGTTAGCTGAACGTTGTACAGAAAAGCTAAAAACATTTGACTTTGTAAATCGTATTCAATAATAAAACAATGTGATGATATGATTCACACGACAAAAAAAGTATTgcgaaaatgaaaattttggaacCTTAATCTATTAGAATTTAACactcaaataataaattatctttcATGCTTATGTAGAACCATAAAAATCATGATTGACAttcacgaaaaaaaaaacagaaatgatAATAATagatgtaaaaatattaaaaaaactataaggAAATAGACGAATTCACATAACCGAAATTTGATctcttttcttaatttaataaatcattGTAATATGTAATAGTTCTATGCgaattttgaatctcaaaataTAATCATGGTTTCACAGTCCCGAAACAAAATCCACGAACTTTATTATTACAATATACTATTGAGACACTTACTTCTGATCTAAAAAGTTTTGATTGTGAAATAACTTGTTGTTGTATGTTTGTAAGATGTGCTTTTGTGaagatattatgattttatttatagTAAAAATTACCTTGGTCATCAAGTTGGTTAAGCTTGATTACCAAATTGGTCTGACTTACTCACTAAGTTGGCTTAACTTGGTTAATTTGAACACTACATTTTCTTTAAGGCCCAAACTATTTGCCTTAAGAACCCAAAATCATAATATATCATCTTACTCACTTTATTAGACTTACAAATAATGTCCAATgatctttatattcttaacataaatcaaaattttattcatcaTATTGGATTTGTAAAAATGTCCAACAATCTTCATATCTCTTCacataaattagatttttactTAATCCATTGaacttacaaaaaaatctattcatatatccaatttcatatttaacCTATTATTAGGTTTATAATAAGAGAAATTTGACCCTAtaaccattaaaaaaataaaattaaaaaactaacaATTCTTCCCATCTATATCTtcctttttgtttatatagcaCTCTAACCCATGATTAGTTTcctaattttaatatatacttttttgTTATTTCCCTAATTCTCCCTTATGATAATTGGTTCTAATTAACAgcttaattattataatattcaaaataaacaaacataaaaattgttaaccaaatagatttttatgaaaattaatttatagtgaaataatcatataattttttaaagaaatagacaaaaaaacaaactgatagtaaacaaaatattttttagctCATCCATAACTCGGGTTAAACTTCGTGTACTACAGGTTTCTAATAATCATTGTGTACTACAGCTTAGTGCCATTTGTACTGCATAAAGGACCCATGTACAAACATATAAACCAGACCAGCCCCGACgacattagaaaaaaaaaccaagCCTTTGACTATTTGACAACCTCATATACTCTCTGCATCCTTACGAAGAAGAGGAATCAGGTAACTTTAAGAGTCTGCGATTCTGTGGTACGATTCTTTATTCTTATTCTCTCTTGCCGGTAGTGTACTGCAGAGCCGAGTACTCTTTCTCCTCTCCGACTTGCTGCGACCTCCTATTCCCTGAGATcgtctttttatatataaatattatcttCAATCATTTTTTAAGTTAATATCTTATTTTTGTACATAAGATTGCCTCccggattaaaaaaaaaggttgccTCTCggatattg
The sequence above is drawn from the Brassica napus cultivar Da-Ae chromosome A8, Da-Ae, whole genome shotgun sequence genome and encodes:
- the LOC106444584 gene encoding mitochondrial import inner membrane translocase subunit TIM17-1-like, with protein sequence MGTPENTREPCPDRILDDIGDAFGMGIAGGSVFHFIRGINNSPSGARLSGGAQYVRMNAPKLGGSFAVWGGLFSTMDCAMVYARQKEDPWNSIFAGAATGGLLSLRQGFRASARAVLVGGAVLTLLQGVQIALDKLANAAQQHEQASMSDAASLPPAQVYETSSAPEAGSGSWYGGLFGSGKKEESEDKSGSKTRVLESCDAPPVST